From a single Paenibacillus sp. FSL W8-0426 genomic region:
- a CDS encoding sigma-70 family RNA polymerase sigma factor, producing the protein MSRLLTWHAGTDEDLFTTLMERYRNMVFRLASKYFKERQDCDDIVQETFLRVYKNMDSMDEKKNITAWIYRIGKNVCLDTLKYRKVRKTVSSLGSDQPDVLEWIHIIPSDEQTPEEKLVHKEEAGKIRAMIQKIPSKWRPYIYQRYVLGMSLKEISAVNQVPENTAKTYLFRARNDLKKRLVMEAPVNGIHTFS; encoded by the coding sequence ATGAGCCGTTTGTTGACATGGCATGCGGGAACCGACGAAGACTTGTTCACCACGCTCATGGAGCGCTACCGGAACATGGTTTTTCGATTGGCTTCCAAATACTTCAAAGAACGTCAGGATTGCGATGACATCGTACAGGAAACGTTTTTGCGGGTTTATAAAAATATGGACAGCATGGACGAGAAAAAAAATATCACGGCATGGATTTATCGAATCGGCAAGAACGTCTGCCTGGACACATTGAAATACCGAAAGGTTCGAAAAACGGTCAGTTCACTTGGCTCGGACCAGCCGGATGTTCTCGAATGGATTCACATCATCCCCTCCGATGAGCAAACGCCGGAAGAGAAATTGGTGCACAAGGAAGAAGCAGGCAAGATCCGTGCGATGATTCAGAAAATTCCCTCGAAATGGAGACCCTACATTTATCAGCGTTATGTGCTCGGCATGTCATTGAAAGAAATCAGCGCTGTAAACCAAGTTCCGGAAAATACGGCCAAAACCTATTTGTTCCGGGCACGCAATGATTTGAAGAAACGTTTGGTCATGGAGGCGCCCGTCAACGGCATTCATACCTTTTCATAA
- a CDS encoding DJ-1/PfpI family protein, whose translation MLHVQIVLFDGFDLLDAIAPYEVFAAASMYAEDALQVELVTAEGPRHVASGTQGLKIEATAKLEPERGGIILVPGASGKVSGDGPDSIPVILHHAANTDISVRIRQALEREDVLVATVCGGSLLLAMAGLLEGRHAVTHHMGMKVLEAAGAVPVQARIVDDGNLVSAGGVTSGLDVALYLVERALGPRIAHAVEQLFEFERRGTVWRMEGMAPMEDADATGEDEGTAFAPVSEESVPDSASVYEGNWDVIIATPIGKLESRLAIHTDNGRIRGTAAQDGETVELIDPRAREGKLVWGLRVNKPMKLQLHFEVTVQGDVMSGTAKAGFLPASKLTGHRLV comes from the coding sequence ATGTTACATGTTCAAATCGTGCTGTTCGATGGCTTTGATCTCTTGGATGCCATTGCGCCTTATGAAGTTTTTGCAGCGGCATCCATGTATGCCGAAGATGCGCTGCAAGTCGAGTTGGTTACTGCCGAAGGGCCCAGGCACGTCGCGAGCGGCACACAAGGGTTAAAGATCGAGGCGACCGCGAAACTGGAGCCTGAACGCGGCGGCATCATCCTCGTGCCGGGTGCGTCCGGCAAAGTTTCCGGGGATGGGCCGGATTCCATTCCCGTCATTCTGCATCATGCTGCGAACACGGATATTTCTGTCCGAATCAGACAAGCATTGGAACGAGAAGACGTCTTGGTTGCCACCGTATGCGGCGGTTCGCTTTTGCTTGCCATGGCAGGTTTGCTTGAAGGCAGACATGCAGTGACACATCATATGGGCATGAAGGTTCTCGAAGCTGCCGGAGCGGTTCCTGTTCAGGCGCGCATCGTGGATGACGGCAACCTGGTGAGTGCGGGCGGTGTGACTTCCGGGCTTGACGTTGCTTTATATTTGGTGGAACGTGCGCTCGGTCCGCGCATCGCGCATGCCGTGGAACAGTTATTTGAATTCGAACGGCGGGGAACGGTATGGAGGATGGAAGGCATGGCGCCAATGGAGGACGCAGACGCGACAGGGGAAGATGAGGGAACAGCGTTCGCGCCAGTTTCTGAAGAGAGCGTACCAGACTCCGCGTCCGTCTATGAAGGAAATTGGGATGTAATCATCGCGACCCCGATCGGGAAACTGGAATCCAGGCTTGCGATTCATACGGACAACGGCCGCATTCGGGGGACGGCTGCGCAGGACGGCGAGACTGTGGAGCTCATCGATCCTCGCGCTCGGGAGGGCAAATTGGTATGGGGCCTTCGGGTAAACAAACCGATGAAGCTGCAGCTTCATTTCGAGGTAACTGTGCAAGGGGATGTTATGAGCGGAACCGCCAAGGCCGGTTTTTTGCCAGCATCCAAACTGACAGGCCATCGCTTGGTTTGA
- a CDS encoding sulfite reductase subunit alpha: MTEKIKSVCPYCGVGCGIVMEVSGNRVIKVTGDKEHPANYGRLCTKGNSCAEALVESGRMEFAYQRPARGQAPVQADVKETIKETARRLRAILDEHGPDAISFYVSGQMSLEAQYLVNKLSKGFIRTNHIESNSRLCMASAGSGYKLSLGADGPPGSYEDMDRTNLFFVIGANMADCHPILFLRVMDRVKAGAKLIVVDPRRNATADKADLYMQIKPGTDLALLNGILYLLVHNGHTDQDFISRFTAGWESMPDFLDDYTPDKVAAITGIPEADIRLAAQWIGESPEWMSCWTMGLNQSTHGTWHTNAICNLHLATGKICRPGSGPFSLTGQPNAMGGREMGYMGPGLPGQRSVLVEAERHFMEDLWNIPRGTIRTEVGTGTISMFQSMQAGDIKACWIICTNPVATVANRSNVIAALQAAELVITQDAFLNNETNAYADIMLPGALWAEAEGVMINSERNVTLMRKAVDPPGEALPDWKIIAEVACEMGFSDAFTYASSADVYREIQQAWNPKTGYDIRGASYERLREAPVQWPSAPQSDQTRNPIRYLNDGISQKLRENEDGSLPSLSFATDSGKAVFWARPYAPPTELPDSEFPFVLNTGRLQHQWHTMTKTGKIAKLNKLNPGPFIEIHPEDAAALGVRESDRVHIQSRRGHAILPAVITDRVMPGSCFAPFHWNDAFGEHLAINAVTSDAIDPVSLQPEFKYSAVSLTVVADQTTSHPASPRGREFSRDAADTMNHLQKEEKYMAKVDTLADLLGIPASPDMTLDGHEKIYLAGFIASLRADEAIAPSGVPVLPHTAPVEPSKKLWLDGLLAGMFSRTQLPETNLLPLMSPYAEASATATMPEQTGETDSAKPKLTLLWASQTGNAEDVANECSRKFRAAGLDTRLVCMNEYAIADLASEQNAVFISSTFGAGDPPDNGEAFWHALKSDNAPRLHGLRYAVLGLGDSSYDEFCGFARNLDARLEQLGASRLTDRVDCDTDFEQQIAPWIGQIEIKVKEAPLHEGTLKTYDRNHPLHTRIVSNRLLSGEGSEKETRHYAFDISDTGFHYEAGDALGVWPVNCPSLVEEILQATGLDSTTLVNIKDRKIPLSEALLKHLEIARITPGFLQFVQERSGDETLKRLIQDDDKEPLRQWLWGRQIADVLQQFPIRLTTEELLSILKPLQPRFYSISSSYLADPDTVHITVSTVRYECNEARRHGVCSAYLADRAEQGGEVRIFVQKSTHFRPPANPEAPMIMVGPGTGIGPFRGFLQERQAQEATGRNWLIFGEQRAAADFYYEDELESMKRSGYLHRLDTAFSRDQEEKIYVQDRMLEHGAELWKWLEEGAHFYVCGDASRMAKEVDATLHNIIQKHGGMSRDEAESYVKDMLRSKRYAKDVY, encoded by the coding sequence ATGACTGAAAAAATAAAAAGCGTCTGCCCTTATTGCGGCGTAGGTTGTGGAATCGTTATGGAAGTATCCGGCAATCGCGTCATTAAAGTTACCGGCGACAAGGAGCATCCCGCCAATTACGGCCGCTTGTGCACCAAAGGGAACTCATGTGCCGAGGCCTTGGTTGAATCGGGCAGAATGGAGTTTGCGTACCAACGCCCTGCCCGCGGGCAAGCTCCCGTTCAGGCCGACGTGAAAGAAACCATTAAAGAAACGGCGCGACGGTTGCGCGCTATTCTTGACGAACATGGTCCTGACGCCATTTCGTTCTACGTGTCGGGCCAAATGTCGCTGGAAGCCCAGTACCTGGTCAACAAACTTTCCAAAGGTTTCATTCGCACCAACCACATCGAGTCCAATTCCCGTCTTTGCATGGCCAGCGCCGGCAGCGGATACAAGCTTTCGCTCGGCGCGGACGGTCCTCCGGGTTCTTATGAAGATATGGACCGCACGAATCTGTTTTTCGTCATCGGAGCCAACATGGCCGACTGCCATCCCATCTTGTTTCTGAGAGTCATGGATCGCGTCAAAGCCGGCGCCAAACTGATCGTCGTCGATCCACGCCGCAACGCGACCGCCGACAAGGCAGACCTCTACATGCAAATTAAGCCGGGAACGGATCTCGCCCTGCTTAACGGAATCTTGTATCTGCTCGTGCACAACGGGCACACCGATCAGGATTTCATCTCCCGATTCACGGCGGGCTGGGAGAGCATGCCCGATTTCCTTGACGATTACACGCCGGACAAAGTGGCCGCAATCACCGGCATTCCCGAAGCGGATATTCGCCTGGCAGCCCAATGGATCGGCGAATCCCCCGAATGGATGAGCTGTTGGACGATGGGCCTTAACCAGAGCACGCACGGTACGTGGCATACCAATGCGATATGCAACTTACATCTGGCTACAGGCAAAATATGCCGTCCCGGAAGCGGCCCCTTCTCCCTCACCGGGCAACCGAATGCCATGGGAGGCCGCGAAATGGGATACATGGGTCCGGGTCTTCCAGGCCAGCGATCCGTGCTTGTTGAAGCAGAACGCCATTTCATGGAAGACCTGTGGAACATCCCCCGCGGCACGATCCGTACGGAAGTGGGTACAGGCACGATATCCATGTTCCAGAGCATGCAAGCCGGCGATATCAAAGCATGCTGGATCATTTGCACGAACCCGGTCGCCACGGTCGCAAACCGCAGCAACGTCATTGCAGCCCTTCAGGCAGCCGAATTGGTTATTACGCAGGATGCGTTCCTGAACAACGAAACCAACGCGTACGCGGATATTATGCTTCCCGGCGCGCTGTGGGCCGAAGCCGAAGGCGTGATGATCAATTCCGAGCGCAATGTGACGCTGATGAGGAAAGCGGTCGATCCTCCCGGCGAGGCGCTTCCCGATTGGAAGATCATTGCCGAGGTCGCGTGCGAGATGGGATTTTCGGATGCGTTCACCTATGCAAGTTCGGCCGATGTCTACCGCGAAATCCAGCAAGCCTGGAACCCTAAAACCGGTTACGATATCCGCGGCGCTTCATACGAGCGATTGCGCGAGGCGCCCGTACAGTGGCCCAGCGCCCCCCAATCGGATCAGACGCGTAACCCGATACGGTATCTGAACGATGGAATCAGCCAGAAGCTGCGGGAAAACGAGGACGGGAGCCTCCCCTCCCTTTCGTTCGCCACCGACAGCGGCAAAGCCGTGTTTTGGGCCCGGCCGTATGCCCCGCCCACAGAGCTGCCGGACAGCGAATTCCCTTTTGTCTTAAATACGGGACGATTGCAGCACCAATGGCACACCATGACCAAAACCGGGAAGATCGCCAAGCTGAACAAGCTGAATCCCGGCCCTTTCATCGAAATCCATCCCGAAGATGCAGCAGCGTTAGGCGTCCGCGAATCGGATCGCGTCCACATCCAATCGCGCCGCGGGCATGCGATCCTGCCTGCCGTCATTACCGATCGCGTCATGCCCGGCAGCTGTTTCGCACCGTTTCATTGGAATGATGCATTCGGCGAACATCTCGCCATTAATGCGGTGACGAGCGATGCCATCGATCCGGTGTCTCTCCAACCCGAGTTCAAATACAGCGCGGTTTCCCTTACGGTTGTTGCGGATCAAACAACGAGTCATCCTGCTTCGCCCCGAGGCAGGGAATTCTCTCGCGATGCCGCCGACACCATGAACCATTTGCAAAAGGAGGAAAAGTATATGGCTAAGGTCGATACGCTTGCCGATCTATTGGGCATCCCCGCCTCGCCGGACATGACATTGGATGGTCATGAGAAAATCTATCTCGCCGGTTTCATTGCCAGTTTGCGCGCGGATGAAGCCATAGCTCCCTCCGGCGTGCCGGTATTGCCCCATACCGCCCCTGTCGAGCCTTCCAAAAAGTTATGGCTGGACGGACTGCTGGCCGGCATGTTCTCGCGCACCCAGCTTCCGGAAACGAACCTGCTTCCTTTAATGAGTCCTTATGCCGAAGCCTCCGCAACTGCCACAATGCCCGAGCAAACGGGCGAGACGGATTCCGCTAAACCCAAATTGACCCTGTTATGGGCCTCCCAAACCGGCAATGCGGAGGACGTGGCGAACGAGTGCAGCCGCAAATTCCGAGCAGCAGGGCTGGATACCCGGCTTGTATGCATGAACGAATACGCGATTGCAGACTTGGCCTCCGAACAAAACGCGGTGTTCATTTCAAGCACCTTTGGAGCCGGCGACCCGCCGGATAACGGCGAAGCCTTCTGGCATGCGCTGAAGTCGGATAACGCTCCGCGTTTACACGGCTTACGCTATGCCGTCCTGGGCTTGGGCGACTCCAGCTACGATGAATTCTGCGGGTTCGCCCGGAACCTGGATGCGAGGCTGGAACAGCTCGGCGCTTCAAGGCTGACGGACCGGGTCGATTGCGATACCGATTTCGAACAGCAGATCGCACCATGGATTGGACAGATCGAAATCAAGGTGAAGGAAGCTCCTTTGCACGAAGGCACCTTGAAAACGTACGATCGCAATCACCCTTTGCATACACGCATTGTTTCGAACCGGTTGTTAAGCGGCGAAGGCTCCGAGAAAGAAACCCGCCATTATGCATTCGATATTTCCGACACGGGCTTTCATTATGAAGCAGGCGATGCGCTCGGCGTCTGGCCCGTCAACTGCCCTTCGCTGGTCGAAGAAATTTTGCAGGCGACCGGGCTTGATTCCACAACTCTGGTGAATATTAAAGATCGGAAAATCCCGCTATCGGAGGCGCTGCTTAAACATCTTGAAATTGCGCGCATCACCCCCGGATTTTTGCAATTCGTGCAAGAGCGCTCCGGAGATGAGACCTTGAAGCGCCTTATCCAGGATGATGACAAGGAACCATTGAGGCAGTGGCTATGGGGCCGCCAGATTGCCGATGTCTTACAGCAATTTCCGATCCGGCTAACGACGGAAGAGCTGTTATCCATTCTGAAGCCTCTCCAGCCCCGTTTCTACTCTATTTCGTCGAGTTATCTCGCCGATCCTGATACGGTGCATATTACGGTATCCACGGTTCGTTACGAATGCAACGAAGCACGAAGGCACGGCGTATGTTCGGCATATTTGGCCGATCGGGCCGAGCAAGGCGGCGAGGTTCGCATATTCGTGCAAAAATCCACCCACTTCAGGCCGCCGGCAAATCCGGAAGCTCCGATGATCATGGTCGGTCCAGGCACCGGCATCGGTCCGTTCCGCGGATTTTTGCAGGAACGGCAAGCCCAGGAAGCCACGGGCAGGAACTGGCTGATCTTTGGCGAGCAGCGGGCAGCGGCCGATTTCTACTACGAGGATGAGCTGGAATCGATGAAGCGCAGCGGGTACCTCCACCGTTTGGATACGGCGTTTTCCCGGGATCAGGAGGAAAAAATCTACGTTCAGGACCGCATGCTGGAGCATGGAGCGGAATTATGGAAATGGCTTGAGGAAGGCGCCCACTTCTACGTTTGCGGGGATGCTTCCAGAATGGCCAAGGAAGTCGATGCCACGCTGCATAATATTATTCAGAAGCATGGTGGAATGAGCAGGGACGAGGCAGAATCCTACGTCAAAGACATGCTTCGTTCCAAACGATACGCCAAAGATGTCTATTAG
- a CDS encoding response regulator transcription factor, with amino-acid sequence MTDSSTVLVVDDDLSIVELLKDFLENEQFRVITACNAAEAWDALRQHAIQCIVLDIMMPGQNGFDLCRRIRKESSVPILFLSARSDDVDKIRGLTLGGDDYIVKTASPGEIVARVKAVLRRTFSPPPSAAEPMLEYDRLQLNLASREVFVEGSKVMFTPKEYDLLLLFAQHPKQVFTYDQLLDKFWGGIGDRHTVRVHLSRLREKIEADPANPQLLVNVWGVGYRFEGGSRENASDS; translated from the coding sequence ATGACTGATTCAAGCACCGTGCTTGTTGTCGACGATGACCTTAGCATTGTCGAATTGTTAAAGGACTTTTTGGAAAACGAACAATTCCGCGTCATCACCGCTTGCAACGCTGCCGAAGCCTGGGACGCGCTCCGGCAGCATGCGATCCAATGCATCGTTCTGGACATCATGATGCCTGGGCAGAACGGCTTCGATCTGTGCCGCCGCATCCGCAAAGAAAGCAGTGTGCCGATTTTGTTCCTTAGTGCCAGAAGCGATGACGTCGATAAAATTAGGGGACTCACGCTGGGCGGCGACGACTATATCGTGAAGACGGCTTCGCCTGGCGAAATCGTCGCCAGAGTGAAGGCCGTATTAAGGCGTACCTTCTCCCCTCCTCCATCCGCGGCCGAACCTATGCTGGAATATGATCGTTTGCAATTGAATCTTGCATCCAGAGAAGTATTCGTGGAGGGCAGCAAAGTCATGTTCACGCCAAAGGAATATGATTTGCTGCTCCTGTTCGCTCAGCATCCGAAGCAAGTATTTACGTATGATCAATTGCTGGACAAGTTTTGGGGCGGCATCGGCGACAGGCACACGGTACGGGTGCATTTAAGCCGTTTGCGCGAGAAAATCGAGGCAGATCCCGCGAATCCGCAGCTTCTGGTCAACGTATGGGGCGTGGGATATCGCTTTGAAGGAGGATCTCGTGAGAACGCTTCGGATTCGTAA
- a CDS encoding DedA family protein — translation MNWVMETVSQYGYAAIYILLAVGIVGLPIPDEILMTTVGYLASIQTLDYMPSIAISFLGAMTGMMLSYWLGRTFGHPLLIRYGKYVFLTPDKLDKVAHWFKRYGGWTILIGYFIPGLRHLTCYFSGISGMRFRNYFFIASLGALLWCSIFITMGHALGRMT, via the coding sequence ATGAACTGGGTCATGGAAACGGTTAGCCAATACGGATACGCCGCCATATACATATTGCTCGCTGTAGGTATCGTGGGACTGCCCATTCCTGATGAAATTTTGATGACAACGGTAGGTTACCTGGCTTCGATTCAAACGCTGGATTACATGCCTTCTATTGCGATCAGCTTTTTGGGAGCCATGACCGGCATGATGCTGAGCTACTGGCTGGGCAGAACGTTTGGACATCCATTGTTGATTCGATACGGAAAATATGTCTTTCTGACACCTGACAAGCTGGATAAGGTTGCCCATTGGTTCAAACGTTACGGGGGATGGACGATTCTGATCGGCTACTTCATTCCGGGATTACGCCACCTGACTTGTTATTTTTCGGGCATTAGCGGCATGCGGTTCAGAAATTACTTCTTCATCGCCAGTCTTGGCGCTTTGCTCTGGTGTTCCATCTTTATAACCATGGGCCACGCGCTTGGCCGAATGACTTAA
- a CDS encoding MmcQ/YjbR family DNA-binding protein has translation MTKDELVEYCLTFLGSYEDHPFGPESTTMRHAGNKKMFALIMELGGRPCVNLKCEPERADFLRGMFKDVTPGYHMNKAHWNTVYLDGELPDDDIQELVRHSFELTRPKMPRKRKLD, from the coding sequence ATGACAAAAGACGAACTCGTCGAATATTGCCTGACCTTTCTCGGCTCTTACGAAGACCATCCTTTTGGCCCTGAATCCACTACGATGCGCCACGCCGGGAACAAAAAAATGTTTGCGCTCATTATGGAGCTGGGCGGTCGTCCATGCGTCAATCTGAAATGCGAACCTGAACGCGCGGATTTCCTGCGCGGCATGTTCAAGGACGTTACGCCGGGATATCACATGAACAAGGCGCATTGGAACACGGTCTATCTGGACGGCGAATTGCCGGATGACGATATACAAGAGTTGGTCCGGCACAGTTTCGAACTGACGAGACCCAAAATGCCCAGGAAGAGAAAGCTGGATTAG
- a CDS encoding HAMP domain-containing sensor histidine kinase — translation MRTLRIRKLMLLFLLFILLLPWLLFVTAHYIESGTFRFSVAPLPNEEQQRQQNEIVEQIERNTERWSASDWQAQLKGLLDHANMNVSLFSASGQEIYRSDANQTKRYASVERYTLMEDGRLKGRVELYLPKTNQLQVWSIFTGFLLALFVIGMEMRRYLIKPLEKLSASVRLLASGEWDVPMPASRIKEIADVRDAFDEMVQGLKKSNLQQTKLEEERRFVIAAVAHDLRTPLFALRGYLDGLQLGIAQSPEKTAKYIAVCKEKASQLHRLVEDLFTFAKMDYGEGAIVKEIVNLRTVLQQSADSVEPFARQKNVTLAVRSAEACIVRGDAHLLERAISNLLDNAVRYTPDHGKVSVECGSANDQVWFTIRDTGPGFAPEELGRLFEPLFRGEMSRNRATGGSGLGMTISERIIRRHGGELAAGNDPSGGALLSGRLPSVQHAEKATER, via the coding sequence GTGAGAACGCTTCGGATTCGTAAACTCATGCTGCTTTTTCTGTTGTTCATCCTGCTGCTGCCCTGGCTCCTGTTTGTGACCGCCCATTACATCGAATCCGGGACGTTCAGATTTTCCGTCGCCCCGCTGCCGAATGAAGAGCAGCAAAGGCAGCAGAACGAAATCGTTGAACAGATCGAAAGGAATACGGAACGGTGGAGTGCATCCGATTGGCAAGCCCAGCTGAAAGGCCTGTTGGATCACGCAAACATGAATGTTTCCCTGTTCTCGGCATCCGGCCAGGAGATCTATCGTTCCGATGCCAACCAAACCAAAAGATATGCTTCCGTTGAACGGTATACGCTGATGGAAGACGGCCGATTGAAGGGGAGGGTCGAACTGTATCTCCCCAAAACAAACCAGCTTCAAGTGTGGTCCATCTTCACGGGGTTTTTGCTGGCATTGTTCGTGATCGGCATGGAAATGCGGCGTTATTTGATCAAACCTCTTGAGAAGCTTAGCGCATCCGTGCGGCTGCTCGCCAGCGGAGAATGGGACGTGCCGATGCCTGCTTCCCGCATTAAAGAAATCGCCGATGTCAGGGATGCCTTCGATGAGATGGTGCAAGGACTGAAAAAGTCCAATCTCCAGCAAACGAAGCTCGAAGAAGAGCGTAGGTTCGTCATTGCCGCCGTGGCGCATGATCTTAGAACCCCCCTCTTCGCGCTGCGCGGGTACCTTGACGGACTGCAGCTCGGCATTGCCCAGTCGCCCGAGAAAACGGCGAAGTACATAGCCGTCTGCAAGGAAAAAGCGTCCCAGCTGCACCGTTTGGTCGAGGATTTGTTTACGTTTGCCAAAATGGATTACGGCGAAGGCGCGATTGTCAAGGAAATCGTCAACCTGCGCACGGTCCTGCAGCAATCGGCGGATAGCGTGGAGCCGTTCGCCCGGCAAAAGAACGTAACGCTCGCGGTACGTTCCGCGGAAGCGTGCATCGTTCGCGGCGACGCTCATCTGCTGGAACGTGCGATAAGCAATTTGCTGGATAATGCCGTGAGATACACGCCTGATCATGGAAAGGTCAGCGTGGAGTGCGGCTCCGCGAACGATCAGGTCTGGTTTACGATCCGGGATACCGGACCGGGGTTTGCCCCGGAGGAACTAGGTCGGCTCTTCGAGCCTTTGTTTCGGGGCGAAATGTCCCGGAACCGGGCTACCGGAGGCAGCGGCCTGGGCATGACCATTTCCGAGCGCATCATCCGGCGGCACGGAGGCGAGCTTGCGGCAGGCAACGACCCGAGCGGCGGAGCGCTGTTATCGGGCCGGCTTCCATCCGTGCAGCATGCCGAAAAAGCCACTGAACGTTAG
- a CDS encoding HAMP domain-containing sensor histidine kinase → MKNWGITRKLFLVTALFFVCFYGIVIFSQLFFFERFYENHKLGKVEQNLARLAEYYKDTPGDNKRFSNLMLQFMNRNKSQVTVVDMKGNLVWEDPYHMIITEDDGQKTNVSLSLFMNLYGEEFKRLDIKVGDRLTVWSDEDIEAMERANPDHVMYPGQISKKGLPLIGEQGDSSKTVTGTVTELTLPKVWNNRHGLLMEAIYEQFPLPDTLIEDLRSMKSVEQEWEEPWSGTRNIITIQPVQRPDQELVLLFSLTSLQEVSDTNEAFQWFSIYWGIGGGVLILFLSLFFSKVVTRPLITLNQMAKRMVKLDFSMEPPPLPQRDEMGSLAQSMYTMSVNLDAALHEVTKANEKLQRDMEQKQKLEKMQQRFFSGASHELKTPLSIIKSFAEGLHDAVSVQKQDHYVSVIIEETEKMEKLIKDMLDLARFDSGSIALRKTTFLLSELTERVAGKLIHALDGKRLAIDVVPVNELPIVADPDWIEQVIRNLLVNAVRHADEHSIITVEIRSSALSTRLTVENKGQPIPQSQLDLIWERFHRIEASRSGYNSGNGLGLSIVKQILDMHDSAFGVTNLADGVRFFVEFPTGEGEES, encoded by the coding sequence ATGAAAAATTGGGGAATCACGCGCAAATTATTTTTGGTGACGGCATTGTTTTTTGTTTGCTTTTACGGGATCGTTATTTTTTCCCAGCTGTTTTTCTTTGAACGCTTTTATGAAAATCACAAGCTCGGCAAGGTTGAACAAAATCTGGCTAGACTGGCCGAATATTATAAGGATACGCCGGGTGACAACAAGAGGTTTTCCAACCTGATGCTGCAGTTCATGAATCGAAACAAAAGCCAGGTCACGGTTGTGGATATGAAGGGAAACTTGGTATGGGAGGACCCCTACCACATGATTATAACGGAGGATGACGGTCAAAAAACAAACGTGTCTCTTTCGCTGTTCATGAATCTGTACGGGGAAGAGTTCAAACGTTTGGACATTAAGGTGGGGGATCGTCTAACCGTTTGGAGCGATGAAGACATCGAAGCGATGGAGCGCGCGAATCCCGATCACGTGATGTATCCCGGCCAAATATCCAAGAAAGGCCTGCCGCTCATCGGCGAACAAGGGGATTCGTCCAAAACGGTCACGGGCACCGTAACTGAGCTTACCCTGCCCAAAGTCTGGAACAACCGGCACGGGCTTCTGATGGAGGCGATCTATGAGCAATTCCCGTTGCCTGATACCCTGATCGAAGACCTCCGCAGCATGAAAAGCGTTGAACAGGAATGGGAGGAACCGTGGAGCGGTACCCGCAACATCATTACGATTCAACCTGTACAGCGACCCGATCAGGAGCTGGTGTTGCTGTTTTCGCTCACATCGCTGCAGGAAGTAAGCGACACGAACGAGGCATTCCAATGGTTTTCGATCTATTGGGGAATCGGAGGAGGTGTGCTCATTTTGTTTTTGTCGCTCTTTTTCTCCAAAGTCGTTACCCGCCCGCTCATTACGTTAAATCAGATGGCCAAACGAATGGTCAAGCTTGATTTCAGCATGGAACCGCCGCCTTTGCCGCAGCGTGATGAAATGGGAAGCCTGGCTCAAAGCATGTATACGATGTCCGTCAATCTCGACGCGGCATTGCATGAGGTGACCAAGGCGAACGAGAAGCTGCAAAGGGACATGGAGCAGAAGCAAAAGCTCGAAAAGATGCAGCAACGTTTTTTCTCAGGAGCATCGCATGAGCTGAAGACACCGTTAAGCATCATTAAAAGCTTTGCCGAAGGATTGCATGACGCCGTGAGCGTGCAAAAGCAGGACCACTATGTATCCGTCATTATCGAAGAGACGGAAAAGATGGAGAAGTTGATCAAAGACATGCTTGACTTGGCCCGGTTTGATTCGGGATCGATTGCGCTTCGAAAGACGACCTTTTTGCTCAGCGAACTGACGGAGCGGGTGGCCGGCAAGCTCATTCATGCCTTGGACGGCAAACGGTTGGCCATCGACGTCGTTCCGGTAAACGAGCTTCCCATCGTGGCCGATCCGGACTGGATCGAGCAAGTGATCCGGAATTTGCTCGTAAACGCGGTTCGGCATGCGGATGAACATAGCATCATTACCGTGGAGATTCGAAGCAGCGCCCTTTCGACGAGGTTGACGGTAGAAAATAAGGGCCAGCCCATACCTCAATCCCAATTGGACCTGATCTGGGAAAGATTTCACCGGATCGAGGCATCGCGAAGTGGTTATAACAGCGGCAACGGGTTAGGGTTGTCCATCGTCAAACAAATTTTGGACATGCATGACAGCGCATTTGGCGTAACGAATTTGGCCGATGGGGTTCGATTTTTCGTTGAATTTCCCACGGGCGAGGGAGAAGAGAGCTAA
- a CDS encoding MarR family transcriptional regulator has translation MSMNPLPKHIYEQLAMFRYRIRKFIRFSEEAARSKGLTPQYHQLMLSIMGFPDREHATPTELAERLQITPHACVELVKRCEELGLVSRFPNEQDKRSTFIRLTEHGMELLAELSEIHMEELKRAGLLEFQGL, from the coding sequence ATGTCCATGAATCCATTGCCCAAACATATTTATGAGCAGCTTGCCATGTTCCGCTATCGCATTCGCAAGTTCATTCGGTTCAGCGAGGAGGCCGCACGAAGCAAAGGACTTACCCCGCAGTATCATCAATTAATGCTCTCGATTATGGGATTTCCTGATCGCGAGCATGCTACGCCGACAGAACTGGCCGAACGGCTTCAAATTACGCCGCACGCTTGCGTCGAGTTGGTCAAACGATGCGAGGAACTTGGCCTGGTAAGCCGATTCCCCAACGAACAGGACAAACGCAGCACGTTCATTCGGCTGACGGAACACGGAATGGAATTGTTGGCCGAATTGTCGGAGATTCATATGGAAGAGCTGAAACGGGCTGGTTTGCTGGAATTTCAAGGGCTTTAG